The Vidua chalybeata isolate OUT-0048 chromosome 9, bVidCha1 merged haplotype, whole genome shotgun sequence genomic sequence ATCTCTTTCCTGAGCAaacactgctttttaaatttaaatacaattcTGTTGTGACATGGCTGATTCCTGTCTAAGCCCCAAAGCTGTAATATTGAAATGTTCAGCCTTTAGTTCAGAAGAAATTTCTTTAGGAATGGTGTACTGTTAGAATATGTACTATTTGAAATTTTGTactattaaaaattttatgtCTTGAAGTCTTGGGGATTGAAGTATTTTTCAATTTGTTACAAAGCAAAATAGTTAAATGGAACCTGCAGAAGTTAATGTGGGGTGATCCTGCATTTTTCTATCCCTATTTTCagcactgatttctttttttagttgttgtttttttgggttttttgtttgttttggttttgttattttggggtttctttaaGTCACCTAATGTCATATTCAGCACtactctttaaaaatgttttctcataTTACTGGggattgtttttttgtttttttcaattgcCATTCTGCTTATTATTTCCTTAATCtccatttcttatttcttttctgttgagTGTtcttaaattccttttcttaATCAAGCCTGACCTACTGTATTGCCTCCTAGCAGCTTGTCCTACTTTTCTGGTAACATTTTCTGAATTAAGGAGCTGAGGCATTGCTAATCCTGACACTTGTCACTGATTTTTACAGTAGGCGTTGGTATGTTTGTGCAGCAAAGGGTTCTCATGCTTCTGGGCAAAATAGAGTAAAATAAAGGAGTCCTGCATCAGTTTTGCCCAGTTCAGATTAGGAAGTTTTATTCTACTGATGATATTCTTGTGAACCCTAAGAGCAACAGCTGATAAAATTGTAGTATGTCTTCATTTCAGCAGGTCATAAAAGGCCCTTCATGCTTGGAAGTATTCAGAATTTTGTTCTTATTTGAAAGCCTGAATCAGTCAAGCTGATATCAGATAAATTAATGCAAAAACATTCATATCTGAGCTGAAATTTTTAGTGGGAAATATATTGATCTTTTTACAGATAGACCTTGTGATTTGCCACAGATAGAAAATGGAAACCTTGCCCAGTACTATTACAGTTTCAAAAGTTACTATTTCCCTAtgcataaaggaaaaaagctctcCTATTCTTGTATGGTTGGTTACACAACTGAAAGTGGGACTCAAGATGGAAGAATAACTTGTACAGCAAAAGGATGGTCTCCAGTGCCACGATGCTACAGTGAGTTGGCTTTATGCATCTCCTCATTGCTTCCAGCAGGAGCATTtcctggctgcttttcctgggacTTATAGGAAAAGAAGCTGCATACAGAAGGGATAAAATGTACAGAGTGCAATCAATTATTTATGTCAAGACTACAGAGGTTTATATGTggaatatttttacaataataCATATTGTAAGGGCATTTAcccatttatatattttttataagaACATAaagttttccagttttcttaGTGTGCGAAAACTATTAGTTTTCCCTTAGATGTATAACTTCTTGAGTCTCCCTAGCTCTAGATCCCTTGGCTGTATTCCATGTGGTTACCATGTAACCATGGTTGATGTATTGTTTGATGATTGGAGCAGAGTTTCTTCAATAAATCAAGAAAATCAGATTAGATCAGTATAGCTACAAACCCCTTCTTTTGCTTGCAGGAGAACCAAAAAATtccattctttctttctaaCCAAGCTGTCGTCTTTCCTTCAGGAAGATGTACCAAGCCTCTTTtggaaaatggctttttttacAGTACAGAAATGGACTTCAAAATCCATGAGAAATTGCAATACAAATGTAATCCAGGCTACCACACCCCAAGTGGTGCTACTGAAGATACAGTGCAGTGTCAGCCACAAGGATGGTCCTTCCAGCCAAGCTGTACTAAAACACTTGGTAGTATTCCGTATTCTCCTTTCTAATCTCTTGCAGAAGTATCTAATTCCACTGTCCTTGCTGTACCTGTAGGGCCAAACTGCCTCTGACAGGCTGTCATTTGAGTACTCCTCAAGCAGGTTCTCAGCTGTACCTCTGGGGAAAAACTTGTCAGGTTTCACgtgctgctggttttgtgcATTTGTAAAGATATGTAAAATGATACATGTAAAATGATATCTCTAAAATGAATCAGAGATTAAATCACACTGTTTCAAATAAAACCATTCCCATACAAACTTTCTGTTCCAAATGACGAGCGGAAAACTTGTGCCAACAACTGCATTTGTAGTTACTCATTATTTTGCCTGGGGtattttgccttatttttaagAGGTATCTAAGAGAAACTTTGGAATACTCGCAACAAAAAGAGCAGTTAACTTCCTGCCtgtgctttatttctttgaGAGTCGTGCCAGGTGCCGCGGTTAGAGCACGGCAGCTACTCCGGGGCGGCGCAGGAGGTGCGGCCGAACGGGACGCTGCGCTACCGCTGCCAGCAGGGATACCGCACGGCGGCCGGCAGCGCCTCGGAGACAGCGCTGTGCCTCGCACACGGCTGGGCGCTCCCCCCCCGCTGCACCAGTACGTCATCCTCGCTGCAAACTCATCCACTGGCACGTTAAAATCGCCTGCTGGAGGGAGCCTGCCGGCTTCTCACTGCTGTGTTGTCTTCCCAGGGATAACTTGCTCCGCTTTGAGTGAAGTAGCTCATGGAGGTTTCTATCCTGTGAAGAAAACCTATGAAGAAGGAGATGTAGTTCACTTTTTCTGTGACAAACATTATTCTGTCACTGGATTTGACTTAATTCAATGCTATAATTTTGGGTGGTATCCAGACCCTCCAGTGTGTGAAGGTACTCTGTTTTTATAGTTTTACTGGGTCAAATTCTTAGAGAAAAGCTCTCACCTTCTTTCAAGAAATGCTTGAGGGTTTGTACCAGTTTGTAGCCTAAATGTAAATCAAGTGTTAGTCAAAGGGCAGGGAGCcaaggcagcaggaagggaagtAATGGTAATTGGAGCTACATTTCAGTGAACTCTAACAGGGCAGATACTGTCTCTTACTGTTGCCTTTCCAAGTTGTATCCCAGAGAAGCAAGATCAACAGTTACAGGGAAATTTTAGACACTGAAGCTCAATAAACTGTTCAGAATACATGAAGGGTTAACCAGGCCTACTTAATCATGCCTTGTGGGATGGGGATGCACCTCTTGAgaggcattaaaaataaaatttgtagCAAGGTCCTCCTTAGCTTGTGCTACTTTTCAGAGTTGTACAGATTCCCCAAACTTTACTTGTTTTGAacagaattaattaaaagatTGTCCTGAGGACAGAAACACACCTTTAGCAATTGCTATCTCTTCCCCAGTCACTGGGGGATAATGTATAGTCTCAGTAAAGAAAATTCCAAAAGAATGAAAGGTGAACCAATTGAGATACAGAAcagagcaggaagcagcacaaAACAACCTTTGCTACAGCTTAGACTCCAGCCCTGTGTTTATTCTCATGACACAGCAGGAACTTTTCTTGAGTGAGTGCAGAGAAGGTGGAGATGCTCAGGAGGATGAAAACAAGGCCTAAATCTACTTTTGAGGATATGGTAATCACAAACTTAATTTGGAGATAGGAAATGGGCTATGATTATTGCTTCTTCTGTAGCATTAGAATTAATACATAATCTGCTTTAAATATTATATGAATGAAGGGTATGGGAAATCTCTATTTCCTGGAGTCCtacaaagaacattttattaaGTCTCTGTGGAGAAATTACAAATTTGTTTATAGCAGTACAATGACATAGTActtctattttatatttgtggAATGCAAAATCACTTGTTTATTCAGTCTCCCATTGtattaagaaaattaagaaaattttattaagaaattaCTCTGGCTTAGCCAGAAAAAGCCTTTTGAGTGATAGGCTTACGTTGTGTATGGTGAGCTTAATTGTGTATGTGGCTTTGGtaagagagaaaacaattttttattttcagacataaaaaataaatgtcctCCACCACCACTCCCTCATGGCCATATCAGCACAGCCAGAAGAACATATCATAATGGAGACAAAGTTCGTGTACAGTGTACCTTGGGAAGGAGAGGATCTGAGGAAATCCAGTgtgaaggaggaaaatggaCATCACCCTCTACCTGTATTGGTGAGTTACTTCTGTGAAGGCTGGCAACTGAACAGAAGTGATTCTTCAACCCATGCCTTAATTTTCTGGAAAGTCTCAGTTTCTATACCTGCACACTGTTATCCTTCCTCTCTTGAAAGGCTTGAGAGGCCAAGTGCTGTGTATTTTGCAGGCAATCCATGGTTCCCAGATTAAAAAGGATGAGCTAGGTGAATTCAGCTGCCACCTGTAATTCTTCCCTGGAAAACTGGGATTATTACATTTTACAGTGCATCATGTCTGTCTGTTTTAGTACTTTAGAATGAGCTGTTTCTGTGAAAACTGGTCCTGAGTCTCTGCTATTGTTACAGGAACTGTGGATAAACAGGAATCTGGGGCAGCACCACCACCACTCGAGGCAGATGCAGAAATAAGGGCAAGCCAAACACATCATAATGAAGATATGAG encodes the following:
- the LOC128791975 gene encoding coagulation factor XIII B chain-like isoform X1; translation: MKFKSYFIFLVVVCSRKLFAEDRPCDLPQIENGNLAQYYYSFKSYYFPMHKGKKLSYSCMVGYTTESGTQDGRITCTAKGWSPVPRCYRRCTKPLLENGFFYSTEMDFKIHEKLQYKCNPGYHTPSGATEDTVQCQPQGWSFQPSCTKTLESCQVPRLEHGSYSGAAQEVRPNGTLRYRCQQGYRTAAGSASETALCLAHGWALPPRCTRITCSALSEVAHGGFYPVKKTYEEGDVVHFFCDKHYSVTGFDLIQCYNFGWYPDPPVCEDIKNKCPPPPLPHGHISTARRTYHNGDKVRVQCTLGRRGSEEIQCEGGKWTSPSTCIGTVDKQESGAAPPPLEADAEIRASQTHHNEDMKMEQDCASPPVIKNGAVLGPLLASYKNGSWVEYGCQHYHFLDGPSTVYCDHGNWTEQPTCLEPCTLNVTDMDSNNLTLKWRREELVFLHGDLIEFECKQGYSFLQTAIPSPGRTQCDHGRLNYPKCVIQAATEKCGSPPSIANGVLTLPALPQYDSGSSVQYICSDYHFLQGSDRIYCSEGQWTSPPVCIEPCTLSKTEMEKNNVLLQAFYADQVYFYHGDYVGFYCKQNHFGAESGTTLFQVQCKRGQLAYPRCVERGSKYGLEESF
- the LOC128791975 gene encoding coagulation factor XIII B chain-like isoform X2, encoding MKFKSYFIFLVVVCSRKLFAEGKKLSYSCMVGYTTESGTQDGRITCTAKGWSPVPRCYRRCTKPLLENGFFYSTEMDFKIHEKLQYKCNPGYHTPSGATEDTVQCQPQGWSFQPSCTKTLESCQVPRLEHGSYSGAAQEVRPNGTLRYRCQQGYRTAAGSASETALCLAHGWALPPRCTRITCSALSEVAHGGFYPVKKTYEEGDVVHFFCDKHYSVTGFDLIQCYNFGWYPDPPVCEDIKNKCPPPPLPHGHISTARRTYHNGDKVRVQCTLGRRGSEEIQCEGGKWTSPSTCIGTVDKQESGAAPPPLEADAEIRASQTHHNEDMKMEQDCASPPVIKNGAVLGPLLASYKNGSWVEYGCQHYHFLDGPSTVYCDHGNWTEQPTCLEPCTLNVTDMDSNNLTLKWRREELVFLHGDLIEFECKQGYSFLQTAIPSPGRTQCDHGRLNYPKCVIQAATEKCGSPPSIANGVLTLPALPQYDSGSSVQYICSDYHFLQGSDRIYCSEGQWTSPPVCIEPCTLSKTEMEKNNVLLQAFYADQVYFYHGDYVGFYCKQNHFGAESGTTLFQVQCKRGQLAYPRCVERGSKYGLEESF
- the LOC128791975 gene encoding coagulation factor XIII B chain-like isoform X3; this encodes MVGYTTESGTQDGRITCTAKGWSPVPRCYRRCTKPLLENGFFYSTEMDFKIHEKLQYKCNPGYHTPSGATEDTVQCQPQGWSFQPSCTKTLESCQVPRLEHGSYSGAAQEVRPNGTLRYRCQQGYRTAAGSASETALCLAHGWALPPRCTRITCSALSEVAHGGFYPVKKTYEEGDVVHFFCDKHYSVTGFDLIQCYNFGWYPDPPVCEDIKNKCPPPPLPHGHISTARRTYHNGDKVRVQCTLGRRGSEEIQCEGGKWTSPSTCIGTVDKQESGAAPPPLEADAEIRASQTHHNEDMKMEQDCASPPVIKNGAVLGPLLASYKNGSWVEYGCQHYHFLDGPSTVYCDHGNWTEQPTCLEPCTLNVTDMDSNNLTLKWRREELVFLHGDLIEFECKQGYSFLQTAIPSPGRTQCDHGRLNYPKCVIQAATEKCGSPPSIANGVLTLPALPQYDSGSSVQYICSDYHFLQGSDRIYCSEGQWTSPPVCIEPCTLSKTEMEKNNVLLQAFYADQVYFYHGDYVGFYCKQNHFGAESGTTLFQVQCKRGQLAYPRCVERGSKYGLEESF
- the LOC128791975 gene encoding coagulation factor XIII B chain-like isoform X4, with the protein product MVSSATMLQCTKPLLENGFFYSTEMDFKIHEKLQYKCNPGYHTPSGATEDTVQCQPQGWSFQPSCTKTLESCQVPRLEHGSYSGAAQEVRPNGTLRYRCQQGYRTAAGSASETALCLAHGWALPPRCTRITCSALSEVAHGGFYPVKKTYEEGDVVHFFCDKHYSVTGFDLIQCYNFGWYPDPPVCEDIKNKCPPPPLPHGHISTARRTYHNGDKVRVQCTLGRRGSEEIQCEGGKWTSPSTCIGTVDKQESGAAPPPLEADAEIRASQTHHNEDMKMEQDCASPPVIKNGAVLGPLLASYKNGSWVEYGCQHYHFLDGPSTVYCDHGNWTEQPTCLEPCTLNVTDMDSNNLTLKWRREELVFLHGDLIEFECKQGYSFLQTAIPSPGRTQCDHGRLNYPKCVIQAATEKCGSPPSIANGVLTLPALPQYDSGSSVQYICSDYHFLQGSDRIYCSEGQWTSPPVCIEPCTLSKTEMEKNNVLLQAFYADQVYFYHGDYVGFYCKQNHFGAESGTTLFQVQCKRGQLAYPRCVERGSKYGLEESF